From Tachyglossus aculeatus isolate mTacAcu1 chromosome 12 unlocalized genomic scaffold, mTacAcu1.pri SUPER_6_unloc_1, whole genome shotgun sequence, the proteins below share one genomic window:
- the LOC119920956 gene encoding olfactory receptor 10C1-like: protein MDCEQVMKNQTAAASAGFILLGFSTHPAAQLGLFLLSLLLFLLILLGNLTIVLLAWTDSVLLSAPMYFFLGHFSLLGMGFTSITIPKLLTDSFSSCHLISFAGCATQTFFFIALGSTECALLAVMAYDRYVAVCRPLRYPQEMRPEVCAQLVAGAWLSGFFNSTIHTAAVFRLSFCSSREVNQFFCDLPPLLRLACGDRVASEAVVLTFGGIYGLTAFLVTLASYARVLFTVFGMGSTSGQYRAFSTCSSHLAVVGLFYGSAFSTYLRPEFARPASQTLLLPFFYALVTPTLNPFIYSLRNREMKQALIRTLGRKVF, encoded by the coding sequence ATGGACTGTGAGCAAGTAATGAAGAACCAGACCGCAGCCGCTTCAGCTGGCTTCATCCTCTTGGGCTTCTCCACCCACCCTGCAGCCCAGCTGGGCCTCTTCCTCCTGTcgttactcctcttcctcctgatccTGCTTGGGAACCTGACCATCGTGCTGCTGGCCTGGACGGACTCTGTGCTCCTCTCtgctcccatgtacttcttcctgggtCACTTCTCCCTGCTGGGGATGGGCTTCACCTCTATTACCATCCCCAAACTGCTGACCGACAGCttctcctcctgccacctcatctCCTTTGCAGGCTGTGCCACTCAGACCTTCTTCTTCATCGCCCTGGGCAGCACGGAGTGTGCCCTGCTGGCCGTCATGGcttacgaccgctacgtggccgtgTGCCGCCCGTTGAGATACCCGCAGGAGATGCGCCCGGAAGTGTGTGCCCAGCTGGTGGCGGGGGCCTGGCTCAGCGGCTTCTTCAACTCCACTATCCACACGGCTGCCGTCTTCCGACTGTCGTTCTGCAGCTCGCGCGAGGTcaaccagttcttctgtgacctccCGCCCCTGCTGCGTCTTGCCTGTGGTGACCGGGTGGCCAGCGAGGCTGTGGTGCTCACGTTTGGGGGCATCTATGGTCTGACCGCCTTCCTGGTCACGCTGGCCTCCTACGCCCGGGTGCTCTTCACGGTGTTTGGCATGGGCTCGACTTCGGGTCAGTATCGGGCTTTCTCCACCTGCAGCTCCCATCTGGCTGTCGTGGGGCTGTTTTATGGCTCtgccttctccacctacctgcgGCCCGAGTTTGCACGCCCAGCTTCCCAGACCTTGCTGCTTCCTTTCTTTTACGCTCTGGTCACACCGACtctgaatcccttcatctacagcctgaggaacagagagatgaagcaGGCACTGATCAGGACCCTGGGCAGAAAGGTGTTCTGA
- the LOC119920830 gene encoding olfactory receptor 10C1-like — protein MLERMSGGFVADASGLAAVMDCEQVMKNQTTAASAGFILLGFSTHPAAQLGLFLLSLFLFLLILLGNLTIVLLAWTDSVLLSAPMYFFLGHFSLLEMGFTTVTVPKLLADSFSSCHLISFAGCALQTFFFIALGSTECALLAVMAYDRYVAVCRPLRYPQEMRPEVCAQLVAGAWLSGFFNSTAQTAAIFLLSFCGSRVVSQFFCDLPPLLRLACGDRVASEAVVLTFGSVYGLTAFLVTLASYARVLFTVLGMGSTSGQYRAFSTCSSHLAVVGLFYGSAFSTYLRPEFARPTSQALLLPFFYALVTPTLNPFIYSLRNREMKQALIRTLGRKMF, from the exons ATGTTGGAGAGGATGTCCGGTGGGTTTGTGGCTGACGCCAGTGGTCTGGCGGCTGTG ATGGACTGTGAGCAGGTAATGAAGAACCAGACCACAGCCGCTTCAGCGGGCTTCATCCTCTTGGGCTTCTCCACCCACCCGGCAGCCCAGCTAGGCCTCTTCCTCCTGTCattattcctcttcctcctgatccTGCTTGGGAATCTGACCATCGTGCTGCTGGCCTGGACGGACtctgtcctcctctctgcccccatgtacttcttcctgggtCACTTCTCCCTGCTGGAGATGGGCTTCACcactgtcactgtccccaaaCTGCTGGCCGACAGCttctcctcctgccacctcatctCCTTTGCAGGCTGTGCCCTTCAGACCTTCTTTTTCATCGCCCTGGGCAGCACGGAGTGTGCTCTGCTGGCCGTCATGGcttacgaccgctacgtggccgtgTGCCGCCCGCTGAGATACCCGCAGGAGATGCGCCCGGAAGTGTGTGCCCAGCTGGTGGCGGGGGCCTGGCTCAGCGGCTTCTTCAACTCCACTGCCCAAACGGCTGCCATTTTCCTACTGTCGTTCTGCGGCTCGCGCGTGGTcagccagttcttctgtgacctccCGCCCCTGCTGCGTCTTGCCTGTGGTGACCGGGTGGCCAGCGAGGCCGTGGTGCTCACGTTTGGGAGTGTCTACGGCCTGACCGCCTTCCTGGTCACGCTGGCCTCCTACGCCCGGGTGCTCTTCACGGTGCTCGGCATGGGCTCGACTTCGGGTCAGTATCGGGCTTTCTCCACCTGCAGCTCCCATCTGGCTGTGGTGGGGCTGTTTTATGGCTCtgccttctccacctacctgcgGCCCGAGTTTGCACGCCCAACTtcccaggccttgctgcttcctttcTTTTATGCTCTGGTCACCCCGACtctgaatcccttcatctacagcctgaggaacagagagatgaagcaGGCACTGATCAGGACCCTGGGCAGAAAGATGTTCTAA
- the LOC119920828 gene encoding olfactory receptor 13-like: MGPNRTSVSEFLLLGFADHPKMQLFLFGLFSLLYTTTLLGNGVILGLVWLDGRLHTPMYFFLCHLAVVDISYACNTVPQMLVNLLRPAEPISFAGCSSQTFLFLTLAHTECFLLLVMSYDRFMAICRPLRYPLIMSRRACGVLVGLCWALGSLLALLHLLLLLRLPFCGRQEIDHFFCEILALLRAACGDARINEALVLAGAVLVLVGPFFSILTSYLSILRAILRLRSREGRRKAFSTCASHLGIVGLFYGTALVTYVGPGTENPGKQEKYLLLFHSLLNPMLNPMIYSLKNGEVKKALREVMKRARAP; the protein is encoded by the coding sequence ATGGGTCCCAATCGGACCTCCGTctcggaattcctcctcctggggtttgcCGACCACCCCAAGATGCAGCTGTTCCTGTTTGGGCTCTTCTCCCTGCTCTACACCACCACTCTGCTGGGCAACGGGGTGATCCTGGGCCTCGTCTGGCTGGATGGGaggctccacacccccatgtacttcttcctctgccacctggccgtGGTCGACATCTCCTATGCCTGTAACACGGTCCCCCAGATGCTGGTGAACCTCCTGCGTCCAGCGGAACCCATATCCTTCGCCGGCTGTTCCTCCCAGACATTCTTGTTCTTGACCCTCGCCCACACTGAATGCTTCCTTCTGCTGgtgatgtcttatgaccgcttcATGGCGATCTGCCGCCCTCTCCGCTACCCCCTCATCATGAGCCGGAGAGCGTGCGGCGTCCTCGTGGGGCTGTGCTGGGCTCTGGGCTCCCTCCTGGCTCTGCTCCATCTGCTCCTCTTGCTCCGACTGCCCTTCTGTGGCAGGCAGGAAATCGACCACTTCTTCTGCGAAATCCTGGCCTTGCTGCGGGCAGCCTGTGGCGACGCCCGGATCAACGAGGCCCTGGTCTTGGCGGGGGCCGTCTTGGTGCTGGtgggccccttcttctccatcctgacCTCCTATCTGAGCATCCTCCGGGCCATCCTGAGGCTCCGGTCGCGGGAAGGGAggcgcaaagccttctccacctgcgccTCCCACCTGGGAATAGTGGGGCTCTTCTACGGCACCGCCCTCGTCACCTACGTGGGACCCGGAACTGAGAACCCCGGAAAGCAAGAGAAATACCTATTGCTGTTCCACAGCCTCCTCaaccccatgctgaaccccatgATTTACAGCCTGAAGAATGGGGAGGTGAAGAAGGCCCTGAGGGAGGTGATGAAGAGGGCGAGGGCCCCGTGA
- the LOC119920829 gene encoding putative olfactory receptor 2W6: MKNQTAATSAGFILLGFSTHPAAQLGLFLLSLLLFLLILLGNLTIVLLAWTDSVLLSAPMYFFLGHFSLLEMGFTSITVPKLLTDSFSSCHLISFAGCATQTFFFIALGSTECALLAVMAYDRYVAVCRPLRYPQEMRPEVCAQLVAGAWLSGFFNSTIHTAAVFRLSFCGYACEAVVLTFGSVYGLTAILVTLASYARVLFTVLGMGSTPGQYRAFSTCSSHLAVVGLFYGSAFSTYVQTVSACPTSQVLLLPFFYALVTPTLNPFIYSLRNREVKQALIRTLGRKNMHITAQIILKHPSTHVSSTSSKPPKATSFYIKHKLLTTGSKALHHFHHLIERISEKLGNDGLLAEGGDFK; the protein is encoded by the exons ATGAAGAACCAGACCGCAGCCACTTCAGCTGGCTTCATCCTCTTGGGCTTCTCCACCCACCCAGCAGCCCAGCTGGGCCTCTTCCTCCTGTcattactcctcttcctcctgatccTGCTTGGGAACCTGACCATCGTGCTGCTGGCCTGGACGGACtctgtcctcctctctgcccctatgtacttcttcctgggtCACTTCTCCCTGCTGGAGATGGGCTTCACCTCTATCACCGTCCCCAAACTGCTGACCGACAGCttctcctcctgccacctcatctCCTTTGCAGGCTGCGCCACTCAGACCTTCTTCTTCATCGCCCTGGGCAGCACGGAGTGTGCCCTGCTGGCCGTCATGGcttacgaccgctacgtggccgtgTGCCGCCCGCTGAGATACCCGCAGGAGATGCGCCCGGAAGTGTGTGCCCAGCTGGTGGCGGGGGCCTGGCTCAGTGGCTTCTTCAACTCCACTATCCACACGGCCGCCGTCTTCCGACTGTCGTTCTGCGGCTACGCGTG CGAGGCCGTGGTGCTCACGTTTGGGAGTGTCTACGGCCTGACTGCCATCCTGGTCACGCTGGCCTCCTACGCCCGGGTGCTCTTCACGGTGCTGGGCATGGGCTCCACTCCGGGTCAGTATCGGGCTTTCTCCACCTGCAGCTCCCATCTGGCTGTGGTGGGGCTGTTTTATGGCTCTGCCTTTTCCACTTACGTGCAGACCGTGTCTGCATGCCCAACTTCCCAGGTCTTGCTGCTTCCTTTCTTTTATGCTCTGGTCACACCAACcctgaatcccttcatctacagcctgaggaacagagaggtgaagcaggcACTGATCAGGACCCTGGGCAGAAAG AACATGCAcatcactgcccagatcatcttaaAACACCCTTCCACACATGTCTCTTCAActtcctcaaaacctccaaagGCTACCAGTTTCtacatcaagcataaactccttaccaccggctCTAAGGCTCTCCACCACTTTCACCATCTCATAGAAAGGATTTCCGAAAAGCTTGGAAATGATGGATTGCTGGCAGAAGGAGGCGATTTCAAGTAG